A region of Vibrio porteresiae DSM 19223 DNA encodes the following proteins:
- a CDS encoding pectinesterase family protein has product MKINRVTLGIGAATMLCFSSAFAVPLYDVVVAPDGSGDYASIQTAIDHAPDGDSPYVIYIRNGVYQEKLEVTRPNIYLIGQDRDRTVIEAATANGTLRPDGKKFGTFGSRTVSIDAKGFQARSLTIENSFDYPANQAKKESDPTKIKSPQAVALLVSNHGDRAEFKDVSLVSYQDTLYVRAGRSFFDQSKIAGNIDFIFGLGTALIKDSDIIARQRSDAAPGEPLGYITAPATDIKTPFGLVFKNCHLTKEAGVPANSYGLGRPWHPTTTFADGRYADPNAIGNSTFIDCTMDDHIYGWDKMSGHDKQNQTVWFYPKDSRFWEFGSQGKGAKASDERPQLTQTQAAQYTDEAVLSGWQPEISLAAKSELQGEVLHNTMTFPAKVTIKDSLGKVVQTETDRSGHYQASIAGMTAPLLVSVDDHSGTSCLTSSSKRSICAAAVVADVNNNGVTVGNVNPFSDLIASVLARQEGLLGPQELTEAKQLPALSHQEWVKANQHFDQAFHSLLSHYGLKGEQALDPVSYPAQYHPVMAALAQQVLHNRGYDTKTGLANGTTLTDLAFKPLISLDSNPIYYLDRDQLGSTAQRLATAKTRIFIVGDSTASYYEPDVFPRTGWGQAFNSLLSNNPNVMVVNAARSGRSSRDYMNGRWLSLLEQSVKPGDYLFIQFSHNDEKCDASQAGRGPIDVANLCTYPNNAKGEPQYPAGHPEMSLQNNLEKYLAFAKEHQMHPVFLTSLPRANKNGLPLNPVQHVTKQNARKGFAFVGSYTDTVKQTAEKNGVPLIDIQKQMINLADQSADWKTLWLAINPDKYPYYEGRSGSLTKPDTTHFQLRGANMVAHTVLQDIQTQPTLKPLATLIGTGTTTTR; this is encoded by the coding sequence ATGAAAATAAATCGGGTTACTTTAGGGATTGGTGCTGCCACCATGCTCTGTTTTTCCTCCGCATTCGCAGTGCCTCTATATGATGTGGTTGTCGCACCAGATGGTTCTGGCGATTACGCCTCAATACAAACGGCGATTGATCATGCACCGGATGGGGATTCACCTTACGTTATCTACATTCGTAACGGGGTCTATCAAGAAAAGCTCGAAGTCACGAGACCCAATATTTATCTGATTGGTCAAGACCGAGATCGTACCGTCATTGAAGCTGCCACCGCCAATGGGACTCTGCGACCTGATGGTAAAAAGTTCGGTACTTTTGGTAGCCGTACGGTCAGCATTGATGCTAAAGGTTTTCAGGCGCGTTCACTGACCATCGAAAACAGTTTTGATTACCCTGCTAACCAAGCGAAAAAAGAGAGTGACCCGACCAAAATCAAGAGTCCGCAAGCCGTGGCTCTATTGGTGTCTAACCATGGCGATCGCGCTGAATTTAAAGATGTCAGTTTAGTGAGTTATCAAGATACCTTGTATGTCCGCGCTGGGCGCAGCTTCTTTGACCAATCCAAAATCGCGGGCAATATCGATTTCATTTTCGGGCTTGGTACGGCGCTGATTAAAGACAGCGATATTATTGCTCGTCAACGTTCTGATGCGGCTCCAGGAGAACCTTTAGGCTACATTACCGCGCCAGCAACTGACATAAAAACTCCGTTTGGTTTGGTGTTTAAAAATTGCCATTTGACCAAAGAAGCTGGCGTTCCTGCCAACAGTTATGGATTAGGCCGTCCTTGGCATCCTACCACTACCTTTGCCGATGGTCGTTATGCTGACCCGAATGCCATCGGTAACTCAACGTTTATCGACTGTACCATGGACGACCATATTTATGGTTGGGACAAAATGAGCGGCCATGATAAACAAAATCAAACCGTGTGGTTTTATCCAAAAGACTCGCGCTTCTGGGAATTTGGTAGCCAAGGTAAAGGGGCGAAAGCCAGTGATGAGCGTCCTCAACTGACCCAAACACAAGCTGCTCAATATACCGATGAAGCGGTCCTCAGTGGTTGGCAGCCAGAGATTTCGTTAGCAGCTAAGAGTGAATTGCAGGGAGAAGTGCTGCATAACACCATGACGTTCCCAGCCAAAGTGACCATCAAAGATAGCCTTGGCAAAGTAGTACAAACAGAAACCGACCGCTCTGGGCATTATCAAGCCAGCATTGCGGGGATGACAGCGCCGTTGTTGGTGAGCGTTGACGATCACAGTGGCACATCGTGTTTAACCAGTTCATCTAAACGCTCTATTTGCGCAGCGGCAGTGGTGGCTGATGTGAATAATAATGGCGTAACAGTAGGTAACGTTAACCCCTTCTCAGATTTGATTGCTTCTGTACTGGCAAGACAAGAAGGTTTGCTTGGTCCTCAAGAGTTAACCGAAGCCAAACAACTGCCTGCGTTATCTCATCAAGAGTGGGTGAAGGCAAATCAACACTTCGATCAAGCGTTTCACAGCTTACTTAGCCATTATGGACTGAAAGGTGAGCAAGCTTTAGACCCTGTCAGCTACCCAGCACAGTATCATCCAGTCATGGCGGCATTGGCTCAGCAGGTGCTACATAACCGTGGTTACGATACCAAAACAGGGTTGGCAAATGGCACTACACTAACCGATTTGGCATTTAAGCCATTGATTAGCTTAGATAGTAATCCTATCTACTATCTGGACCGTGATCAGCTAGGTAGCACTGCGCAACGTTTGGCAACAGCGAAAACTCGCATTTTCATCGTTGGGGATTCAACCGCGTCTTACTATGAACCTGATGTGTTCCCTCGTACTGGCTGGGGACAGGCATTTAACTCTCTATTGAGCAACAACCCGAACGTTATGGTGGTGAACGCTGCTCGTTCTGGTCGCAGTTCTCGTGACTATATGAATGGTCGTTGGTTAAGCCTTTTAGAACAAAGCGTTAAACCAGGTGACTATCTGTTCATTCAGTTCAGTCATAACGATGAAAAATGCGATGCTTCTCAAGCAGGTCGTGGTCCAATCGACGTGGCTAACTTGTGTACTTATCCAAACAATGCCAAAGGTGAACCGCAATATCCGGCTGGTCATCCAGAGATGTCATTGCAAAATAACCTTGAGAAGTACCTTGCGTTTGCCAAAGAACATCAGATGCATCCGGTCTTTTTAACATCGTTACCACGAGCCAATAAAAATGGCTTGCCACTGAACCCAGTGCAACATGTCACTAAACAAAATGCACGCAAGGGCTTTGCTTTTGTTGGTAGCTACACGGATACCGTTAAACAAACTGCTGAGAAAAACGGGGTGCCTTTGATTGATATTCAAAAACAGATGATCAATTTGGCCGACCAGTCTGCGGATTGGAAAACGTTGTGGCTGGCGATCAACCCAGATAAATATCCTTACTACGAAGGACGCTCTGGCAGCTTAACCAAACCAGATACCACGCACTTCCAACTGCGCGGCGCTAACATGGTTGCCCACACAGTGTTGCAAGACATTCAAACGCAACCAACGTTGAAACCGTTAGCTACCCTTATCGGGACAGGCACCACAACCACCCGATAG
- a CDS encoding GGDEF domain-containing protein — MSLNESMLSSNSHSALSGIYDPLTDLYNRNLFIQVSNALLRISIRQKMPVCIAMISLDRFDEMESSETDIVVKASANLLKQVTRDSDVLSHFDKDKFALLLYNCNHQSSKMVADRIHHQIQDHIEFHNQPVSISIGLAEFDNSLSERLENLSDQLVEDALHAMTHYH, encoded by the coding sequence ATGTCTTTGAATGAATCGATGTTGAGCAGTAACAGTCATTCTGCGCTCTCTGGCATCTATGATCCATTGACCGATTTGTATAATCGCAATTTGTTTATTCAGGTATCAAACGCGCTGCTGCGCATTTCGATTCGACAGAAAATGCCAGTGTGTATTGCGATGATTAGTTTAGATCGTTTTGATGAAATGGAATCTTCAGAGACAGATATCGTAGTTAAAGCCAGTGCTAATTTGCTTAAACAGGTCACCCGAGATAGCGATGTGTTATCGCACTTTGATAAAGATAAATTCGCGTTGCTGCTGTATAACTGCAATCATCAATCTTCAAAGATGGTAGCAGATAGAATTCATCATCAAATTCAAGATCATATTGAATTTCATAACCAGCCAGTATCCATCAGTATCGGACTGGCGGAATTTGATAATAGCCTGTCTGAGCGATTGGAAAACCTATCGGATCAACTGGTGGAAGATGCGTTACACGCGATGACTCATTATCACTAG